A portion of the Chryseobacterium tructae genome contains these proteins:
- the gldN gene encoding gliding motility protein GldN, translated as MKKYISTLLVLVSGFAFSQTILNASSPEEFRQMRAENKQKVGDTIIDKTVKPLEYGFVEDKDILKSMFVWEIIDMNDKINQPFYYDNPDGLLSTPTRSLYQLLLDAALSGKIEQVYDDENFTLKLSPEGIQKRLENVRINDAAIDILNSGRQLTEQEKKEYTDVFKTTTEKVKVLKIMGMWFVDKRDGQMKYRPLGIAAMGPDPAVQGVIGPDGKPIASNDDLIDLFWIFYPNARDVLANNYVYNRKNSSADLSFDDIINARRFSSVIYKSSAGLGDGTIKDYIPKDADDQLEESDRIKAQILEMENDMWNY; from the coding sequence ATGAAAAAATATATTAGCACCCTTTTAGTATTAGTCTCGGGATTTGCATTTTCCCAGACTATTCTGAACGCTTCTTCACCAGAAGAGTTTAGACAGATGAGAGCGGAGAACAAACAAAAAGTTGGTGATACTATTATTGATAAAACAGTAAAGCCTCTTGAATATGGATTTGTAGAAGATAAAGACATCCTTAAGAGTATGTTTGTTTGGGAAATCATCGATATGAATGATAAGATCAATCAACCATTTTATTATGATAATCCAGATGGTCTTCTTTCTACCCCTACAAGATCACTATACCAATTATTGTTAGATGCAGCTTTAAGTGGTAAAATTGAGCAGGTGTATGACGATGAAAACTTTACTTTAAAGCTTTCACCGGAAGGAATTCAAAAAAGATTGGAGAATGTTAGAATTAACGATGCTGCAATCGATATTCTAAACTCTGGAAGACAATTAACTGAACAGGAGAAAAAAGAATATACCGATGTATTTAAGACGACTACTGAAAAAGTAAAAGTGCTTAAAATTATGGGAATGTGGTTCGTAGATAAAAGAGACGGGCAAATGAAATACAGACCTCTTGGTATTGCTGCAATGGGTCCAGACCCTGCAGTACAAGGAGTAATAGGTCCAGATGGTAAACCAATTGCCAGCAATGATGATCTTATCGACCTATTCTGGATTTTCTATCCGAATGCAAGAGATGTTTTAGCAAACAATTATGTTTACAATAGAAAAAATTCTTCTGCAGATTTATCCTTTGATGATATTATCAATGCAAGAAGATTCTCTTCTGTAATCTACAAATCTTCAGCTGGTTTAGGTGATGGAACTATTAAAGACTATATCCCTAAAGATGCTGATGATCAGTTAGAAGAAAGCGACAGAATTAAGGCGCAAATTCTAGAAATGGAAAATGATATGTGGAATTACTAA
- a CDS encoding GldM family protein codes for MAQGKQTPRQKMINLMYLVFIAMMALNIDAEIIRSYYDSTTALNETRRLTENKNEKIFEKTLEAKAQQVPDTYAQPWQQYKTLKTKIDGLVKHAQEIKDLLKKQSEFHDKDPKTGKDIDVSENFAALNNNEATTEYFFKEGDENSPSKNALDLKAKIDDVRDYINKTFGNNEQLKDLVDRANKSLIAEYPKGKSPNEKTWFQNKFYHQPLIAAISNLEIIQNDARNVQSDALALMLQEKVDASIKFTSYEPIVSGPTDIQSGKQAEVKVMLGTYSNSNKISISGVSKQENGKGIIPISGAGIGEHKLSGTITLTDASGKPQSFPWTHTYNVIAGPREVKLEKGLLLSADKMNVMYRGLENPVSGSILGADNSKLSLSAPGASVRNTGPGKWIVKPSTGTTVKLTLSGVDPHGKSVSQVFEYRIKNVPPPQGQMRGQNVLSMPATSIPNQSVQAAIPDFDFPVSFTVTQFMVRVPGRAALLIHGSTLSEAAGLMKNLRTGDVVSVFDIKATAQGLEGQQIKNITPIIINVQ; via the coding sequence ATGGCACAAGGAAAACAGACCCCTCGTCAGAAGATGATCAACCTAATGTATCTGGTGTTCATCGCGATGATGGCCCTAAACATCGATGCAGAAATCATCAGGTCATATTATGACTCAACTACAGCCTTAAACGAAACAAGACGTTTAACGGAAAATAAAAACGAAAAGATTTTCGAAAAAACACTGGAAGCTAAAGCACAACAGGTTCCAGATACTTATGCACAGCCTTGGCAACAATACAAAACATTGAAAACTAAGATTGATGGATTAGTAAAACATGCTCAGGAAATCAAAGATCTGTTAAAGAAACAATCTGAGTTTCATGATAAGGATCCTAAAACTGGAAAAGATATTGATGTAAGTGAAAACTTCGCTGCACTAAACAACAACGAAGCTACCACGGAATATTTCTTTAAAGAAGGAGACGAAAATTCTCCATCAAAAAATGCATTAGACCTAAAAGCAAAAATTGATGACGTAAGAGATTACATCAATAAAACTTTTGGTAATAATGAACAGCTTAAAGACTTAGTAGATAGAGCTAACAAATCTCTTATTGCGGAATATCCGAAAGGAAAATCTCCGAATGAGAAAACTTGGTTTCAAAATAAATTTTATCATCAGCCATTAATTGCTGCGATATCTAATTTGGAAATTATCCAAAATGATGCCAGAAATGTACAATCTGATGCATTAGCATTAATGCTTCAGGAAAAAGTAGATGCAAGTATCAAATTTACAAGCTATGAACCAATTGTTTCTGGACCTACAGATATTCAATCGGGTAAACAAGCTGAAGTAAAAGTAATGTTAGGTACTTATTCTAACAGTAATAAGATCAGTATCTCTGGAGTAAGCAAGCAAGAAAATGGTAAAGGTATCATTCCTATTTCAGGAGCTGGTATCGGAGAACATAAATTGTCTGGAACAATCACATTAACAGATGCTTCTGGAAAGCCACAATCTTTCCCATGGACGCATACTTATAATGTAATTGCAGGACCAAGAGAAGTAAAACTTGAAAAAGGATTATTACTTTCTGCTGATAAAATGAATGTAATGTATAGAGGACTTGAGAACCCTGTATCAGGATCTATCTTAGGTGCAGATAATTCTAAACTTTCATTATCAGCTCCGGGAGCTTCTGTAAGAAATACAGGCCCTGGTAAATGGATTGTAAAACCTTCAACAGGTACTACCGTTAAATTGACATTATCTGGAGTAGACCCTCACGGGAAATCTGTATCTCAGGTATTTGAATATAGAATTAAGAATGTTCCGCCACCGCAAGGTCAGATGAGAGGACAGAATGTATTGTCGATGCCGGCAACTTCTATCCCGAATCAATCTGTACAGGCAGCTATTCCTGACTTTGACTTCCCTGTTTCGTTTACCGTAACACAATTCATGGTAAGAGTACCTGGTAGAGCAGCATTATTGATCCACGGAAGTACATTAAGTGAAGCTGCAGGATTGATGAAAAATCTGAGAACAGGAGATGTAGTATCTGTATTCGATATTAAAGCAACAGCTCAAGGACTGGAAGGTCAACAGATTAAAAACATTACTCCTATAATTATTAATGTTCAATAG
- the gldK gene encoding gliding motility lipoprotein GldK yields the protein MKRIFLLLLSASVASVSCSGGGSSSVGKPGTKGELIPREKTKSFVAERPYGMVAIPAGSFVAGLADQDPTNTPEKASLKTVTVSSFFMDEAETTNSEYRVFINYVRDSIARTLLAEAAGEGGDEGGRRGASIGDYAYLAKKEENLTPYQEYMEGQGGREDGTYDASKRLDWKIPLHWSTSKYPDVEYAEVLESLYLPASSRIGNERILDVSKLKYTYRWGDMDAALADNERGANYLKSQSIAIYPDTTVWVKDFHFAYNEPLFEQYFWHKAYKNYPVVGVTWDQARAYCNFRSKLKTDYNESLKRKKQRPLQFRLPTEIEWEYAARGGMQNATYPWGGPYLMDDRGCYLANFKPKRGNYMEDEKKGTYTYTAPVKKFKKNGFGLFDMAGNVSEWTESAYNNSSYGFSSTLNPSTKDKKDTKKSVRGGSWKDIGYALMTGARDWERKDSARSYIGFRTVQDIPEAAVKPRRVNR from the coding sequence ATGAAAAGGATATTTCTTTTATTATTGTCTGCGTCGGTAGCATCGGTATCTTGTTCAGGTGGTGGCAGCTCTTCTGTAGGGAAGCCAGGAACAAAAGGTGAATTGATACCAAGAGAAAAAACTAAATCATTTGTTGCGGAAAGACCATACGGAATGGTTGCAATTCCTGCAGGTTCATTTGTTGCTGGTTTAGCAGACCAGGATCCAACAAATACGCCTGAAAAAGCATCATTGAAAACAGTTACTGTTTCTTCTTTCTTCATGGATGAAGCAGAAACTACCAACTCAGAATACAGGGTATTTATCAACTATGTAAGAGATTCTATCGCAAGAACTCTACTCGCTGAAGCTGCCGGAGAAGGTGGCGACGAAGGTGGTCGTAGAGGGGCAAGCATAGGAGATTATGCATACCTTGCTAAAAAAGAAGAAAATTTAACCCCTTATCAAGAATATATGGAAGGTCAGGGGGGCCGTGAAGACGGAACCTATGACGCAAGCAAAAGATTAGACTGGAAAATTCCTTTGCACTGGAGTACTTCAAAATACCCGGATGTAGAATACGCAGAAGTTCTGGAATCTTTGTATCTGCCTGCTTCTTCAAGAATTGGAAACGAAAGAATTTTAGATGTAAGTAAACTGAAATATACGTACCGTTGGGGCGATATGGATGCTGCACTTGCAGATAACGAAAGAGGAGCCAATTACCTGAAAAGCCAAAGTATCGCGATTTATCCCGATACTACGGTTTGGGTAAAAGATTTCCACTTTGCTTACAATGAGCCATTATTTGAACAGTATTTTTGGCACAAAGCTTACAAAAACTATCCTGTAGTGGGAGTTACCTGGGATCAGGCGAGAGCTTATTGTAACTTTAGATCTAAATTGAAAACTGACTATAACGAAAGTTTAAAAAGAAAAAAACAAAGACCATTGCAGTTCCGTCTTCCAACAGAGATCGAATGGGAATATGCTGCAAGAGGAGGTATGCAAAATGCCACTTACCCTTGGGGTGGTCCATATTTAATGGATGACAGAGGTTGCTACTTAGCAAACTTCAAACCTAAGAGAGGTAATTATATGGAAGACGAGAAAAAAGGTACTTATACATATACAGCTCCAGTTAAGAAATTTAAGAAAAATGGATTTGGGTTATTTGATATGGCTGGAAACGTTTCTGAATGGACAGAATCTGCTTATAACAACTCATCTTATGGATTCTCTTCTACATTAAATCCTTCTACTAAAGATAAAAAGGATACTAAAAAATCTGTAAGAGGTGGATCTTGGAAAGATATAGGATATGCACTAATGACGGGGGCAAGAGATTGGGAAAGAAAAGATTCAGCAAGAAGCTATATCGGATTTAGAACTGTACAGGATATTCCTGAAGCAGCTGTTAAGCCAAGAAGAGTTAACAGATAA
- the glmS gene encoding glutamine--fructose-6-phosphate transaminase (isomerizing), whose amino-acid sequence MCGIVGYTGFQDAYEIVINGLRRLEYRGYDSAGIVLEGPNNKFEVEKTKGKVEDLVNISEQLKGTANIGMGHTRWATHGVPSDRNSHPHLSNNGKIALVHNGIIENYDTIKTMLTEKGFTFKSETDTEVLVNLIQYFMDLNPEIDFPTAVRYALNEVYGAYAITVLHEDHPGVLVVGRLGSPLAIGIGEKEYFIASDASPFVEFTKEAIYLEEGHMATISLETGVDIRTINDNSKIEPEIQELKLSLEQIEKGGYEHFMLKEIFEQPKSIHDTMRGRLLVDEGVIKMAGIWDHVEKFKNANRIIIIACGTSWHAGLIGEYLIEEYARIPVEVEYASEFRYRNPIITDKDVVIAISQSGETADTMAALKLAKEKGAFIYGICNVVDSSIARITDAGSYTHAGPEIGVASTKAFTAQLTILTLIAFKLGKHNGNLGNAEFMSLIAELDAIPKKIEEVLSATHELTQNIAKDFVKATNFLYLGRGYNYPAALEGALKLKEISYIHAEGYPAAEMKHGPIALIDENMPIVIIAPKKGHYDKIVSNVQEIKARKGKVIAVVNKGDRQVSEMADYVIEIPETSECFSPIVASVPLQLLAYYIAVYRGANVDQPRNLAKSVTVE is encoded by the coding sequence ATGTGCGGAATAGTAGGATATACAGGTTTCCAGGATGCTTATGAGATCGTAATTAATGGTCTTAGAAGATTGGAATACAGAGGGTATGATAGTGCCGGGATTGTTTTAGAAGGTCCAAACAATAAGTTTGAAGTTGAAAAAACAAAAGGTAAAGTAGAGGATTTGGTGAATATTTCGGAACAATTAAAAGGAACTGCCAATATTGGTATGGGGCACACCCGTTGGGCTACTCATGGGGTTCCAAGTGACAGAAATTCACACCCACATTTGTCAAATAATGGAAAAATAGCACTTGTACATAATGGAATCATTGAAAATTATGATACTATTAAAACAATGCTTACCGAAAAAGGATTTACTTTCAAATCAGAAACAGATACAGAAGTATTGGTAAATCTTATTCAATATTTTATGGATCTTAATCCGGAGATTGATTTTCCTACAGCTGTGAGATATGCTTTAAATGAAGTGTATGGAGCATATGCGATTACAGTGCTTCATGAAGATCACCCTGGAGTATTGGTGGTAGGAAGATTAGGTTCTCCATTGGCAATTGGAATCGGTGAAAAAGAATATTTCATTGCGTCTGATGCATCTCCATTTGTGGAATTTACAAAAGAAGCGATCTACCTTGAGGAAGGTCATATGGCTACTATTTCCCTAGAAACAGGAGTAGATATCAGAACAATCAATGATAACTCTAAAATTGAGCCTGAAATTCAAGAGCTTAAATTAAGCTTAGAACAGATTGAAAAAGGAGGCTATGAGCATTTCATGCTGAAAGAAATCTTTGAACAGCCTAAATCTATTCACGATACTATGAGAGGAAGACTTCTTGTAGATGAGGGGGTAATCAAAATGGCAGGAATCTGGGATCATGTAGAAAAGTTCAAAAATGCTAATAGAATTATCATTATTGCTTGTGGTACTTCATGGCATGCTGGTCTTATCGGAGAGTATCTTATTGAAGAATACGCAAGAATTCCGGTAGAAGTAGAATACGCCTCAGAATTTAGATACAGAAACCCTATTATTACTGATAAAGATGTTGTAATTGCTATTTCTCAATCAGGAGAAACAGCGGATACAATGGCTGCTTTAAAATTGGCAAAAGAAAAAGGGGCATTTATATATGGTATCTGTAATGTAGTAGACTCATCTATTGCGAGAATTACAGATGCAGGTTCATACACCCATGCAGGGCCTGAAATTGGGGTGGCTTCTACAAAGGCGTTTACAGCACAGCTTACAATTCTTACCTTGATTGCATTTAAACTAGGAAAGCATAACGGAAACCTAGGAAATGCTGAATTTATGAGCTTAATTGCTGAGCTTGATGCTATTCCTAAGAAGATTGAAGAAGTATTGAGTGCTACTCATGAGCTGACTCAAAATATTGCAAAGGATTTTGTAAAAGCTACAAATTTCCTTTATTTAGGAAGAGGATACAATTATCCTGCTGCCCTAGAAGGAGCCTTGAAATTAAAAGAAATTTCATACATCCATGCAGAAGGATATCCGGCTGCAGAAATGAAACATGGACCAATCGCTTTGATTGATGAGAATATGCCAATAGTTATTATAGCACCTAAAAAAGGGCACTATGATAAGATTGTAAGTAATGTTCAAGAAATTAAAGCAAGAAAAGGGAAAGTAATAGCAGTTGTGAATAAAGGTGACCGTCAGGTTAGCGAAATGGCAGACTATGTTATTGAAATCCCTGAAACCTCAGAATGTTTCTCTCCAATTGTAGCATCAGTACCTTTACAGTTACTTGCTTATTATATTGCAGTATATAGAGGAGCAAACGTAGATCAGCCTCGAAATCTGGCGAAATCTGTAACTGTGGAATAA
- a CDS encoding DUF4270 family protein, whose amino-acid sequence MTHTLKRTFAMLLLAVFGSAILYNCEPDPDSLGQQLFDKDAAVGTETLYDVVAYNISNNDSIRSDASRLVSEVTDAGSTLAAVLGAFNEGQFGMQRASYITQLRMPVDNFDFSGPKPQVDSVVLVLRTPANTANNTYYIADSLKAPGAYDNNDFMINGEKVPVSIEKKSYPIRKYGKVVKSMKINVQEVTTFLDINNINVFTRSNVNVNTGALLGSANFDGNVSTVTVTKKSDNSNVFSGNLGFRIPLDKDFFQTRIVDKKGKPELQDAANFTRYFKGIRLSVENTDGYLFPISANDMELIMYYKYDLTDNGKVTRPQTTVKFNLGSLNAHIGQYEYDRSNTAVSSALASVNKTDGDKLLYLQGMGGPSVGVKISDNTIDELKKRFAENKAGIVGATIRVYMDKDKTWTKPHAIDADRKFILTPFTYKADNTIDYSKWSFSADTSKGFPIYYHVTSSEYYDFVVTQTLKDIVEGKTVTGQTQKTFASNDPLLINAGSFLRDSKGAAYGPRFTTRAIDMNRIVMIGSDKSDKRIRLRVTYSTANNK is encoded by the coding sequence ATGACTCATACTCTTAAAAGGACATTCGCCATGCTTTTATTGGCGGTTTTCGGAAGTGCAATACTTTATAACTGTGAACCGGATCCGGATTCCCTTGGTCAGCAACTCTTTGATAAAGATGCAGCAGTAGGTACAGAAACCCTATATGATGTTGTAGCTTATAATATCAGTAATAATGACTCTATCAGAAGTGATGCTTCAAGATTGGTAAGTGAAGTTACTGATGCAGGATCAACTCTTGCCGCTGTTTTAGGAGCCTTTAATGAAGGGCAGTTCGGAATGCAGAGAGCTTCTTATATTACGCAATTGAGAATGCCAGTGGATAACTTCGACTTTAGCGGTCCAAAACCACAGGTGGATTCAGTAGTTTTAGTTTTAAGAACACCAGCAAATACAGCAAATAATACATATTATATTGCAGATTCACTAAAAGCACCTGGTGCTTACGATAATAATGATTTCATGATCAATGGGGAAAAAGTACCCGTTTCAATAGAGAAAAAATCATATCCAATTCGTAAGTATGGTAAGGTTGTTAAATCAATGAAAATTAATGTACAGGAAGTTACTACCTTTTTGGATATCAATAATATAAATGTTTTCACACGTTCCAATGTAAATGTAAATACAGGGGCGTTGTTGGGTTCAGCTAATTTTGATGGAAATGTAAGTACAGTAACAGTTACCAAAAAATCTGATAATTCAAATGTGTTTTCAGGAAACCTAGGATTCAGAATACCACTAGATAAAGATTTTTTCCAGACTCGTATTGTAGATAAAAAAGGAAAACCAGAACTTCAGGATGCTGCTAACTTTACAAGATATTTTAAAGGAATCAGACTTTCAGTTGAAAATACAGACGGTTATCTTTTCCCGATTTCAGCTAATGATATGGAACTTATCATGTATTACAAATATGATTTAACGGATAATGGTAAAGTGACAAGACCACAGACCACAGTTAAATTTAATCTGGGGAGTTTAAATGCTCATATCGGGCAGTATGAATATGACAGAAGTAATACTGCTGTTTCTTCAGCGTTAGCAAGTGTCAACAAAACTGATGGTGATAAGCTGCTTTATCTTCAAGGAATGGGTGGACCTTCTGTAGGAGTTAAAATTTCTGATAATACCATTGATGAGCTGAAAAAACGATTCGCTGAAAATAAAGCTGGTATTGTAGGAGCTACAATCAGAGTGTATATGGATAAAGATAAAACATGGACTAAGCCTCATGCTATAGATGCTGACCGCAAGTTTATACTTACTCCATTCACTTATAAAGCAGATAATACAATCGATTACTCAAAATGGAGTTTCTCTGCAGATACGAGTAAAGGATTCCCAATATATTATCACGTAACTTCATCTGAATACTATGATTTTGTAGTAACGCAAACCCTTAAAGACATTGTTGAAGGTAAGACTGTTACAGGTCAAACTCAAAAAACATTTGCTTCAAATGATCCATTGTTAATTAATGCAGGATCATTCCTGAGAGATTCTAAAGGAGCTGCTTATGGACCAAGATTTACAACCAGAGCTATTGATATGAACAGAATAGTGATGATTGGATCAGATAAAAGTGATAAGAGAATTAGGCTGAGAGTTACTTATTCAACAGCAAACAATAAATAA
- a CDS encoding glycogen/starch synthase has protein sequence MPNQKILYITTEMYPYQEDTNMAAVVNKMALKMHNEGNDVRVFMPRFGQISERKFQLHEVIRLSGMNIIINDLDQPLIIKVASLPGERLQVYFIDNEEYFKRKQYYFDDEGTPFDDNDERAIFFARGVIETIKKLNWVPDVIHLNGWMSSFVPIYLKTYYESDTYFKDAKIVLSLYNEKEAELDKKIDEKLKFDNISGLKALDNPTIKSFVIESMNYVDTVVKGDEFLDEDLDKAFNETATQKSEYLDVDSINQLY, from the coding sequence ATGCCGAATCAAAAAATACTGTACATTACTACAGAGATGTATCCGTACCAGGAAGATACAAATATGGCCGCTGTGGTAAACAAAATGGCGCTTAAGATGCACAATGAAGGCAATGATGTAAGAGTTTTTATGCCAAGATTTGGACAAATCAGTGAGAGAAAATTCCAACTTCATGAGGTGATCCGTCTTTCAGGGATGAATATTATTATCAATGACCTGGATCAGCCACTTATCATTAAAGTAGCGTCTCTTCCGGGGGAAAGACTTCAGGTTTACTTTATTGACAATGAAGAATACTTCAAAAGAAAGCAATATTATTTCGATGATGAGGGAACTCCTTTCGACGATAATGACGAAAGAGCTATTTTCTTTGCAAGAGGAGTCATTGAAACCATCAAGAAACTGAACTGGGTTCCGGATGTTATTCATTTGAATGGATGGATGTCTTCTTTTGTTCCAATTTATCTTAAAACTTATTACGAATCAGACACTTACTTCAAGGACGCAAAAATTGTTCTTTCTTTATACAATGAGAAAGAAGCTGAACTTGATAAAAAGATCGATGAAAAGCTGAAGTTTGATAATATTTCAGGACTAAAAGCGTTAGATAACCCGACGATCAAAAGTTTCGTTATCGAAAGTATGAACTATGTAGATACTGTTGTAAAAGGAGATGAATTCCTGGATGAAGACCTTGATAAGGCTTTCAATGAAACAGCGACTCAAAAGTCGGAGTATCTTGACGTAGATTCTATAAATCAACTTTATTAA
- the panC gene encoding pantoate--beta-alanine ligase: protein MEVIKNRKTLQDFIERQKEMGKRIGFAPTMGALHQGHLSLYEEAKKENDLVISSIFVNPTQFNNPEDLEKYPRDVNRDILILEKSGLVDAVYIPEVADIYPEKAESQHYDFEGLENEMEGKSRPGHFDGVGTVVEELFRQVQPDNAYFGEKDFQQLAIIRKMVDKKHLSVKIKGVPIYRADNGLALSSRNQRLHEDRKEASKIIYETLNKVNDWFRTVSIPEIKERVTDIFDNQQGMQLEYFLIADENTLQETDFFYKDRNFRAFIVVVVDGVRLIDNIHLD from the coding sequence ATGGAAGTTATCAAAAACAGGAAAACCCTTCAGGATTTCATTGAAAGACAGAAAGAAATGGGAAAAAGAATTGGCTTTGCCCCTACAATGGGAGCTCTGCACCAAGGACATCTTTCCCTGTACGAAGAAGCAAAAAAGGAGAATGACCTTGTTATTTCTTCAATTTTTGTAAACCCAACCCAATTTAACAATCCTGAAGATCTTGAAAAATATCCTAGAGACGTCAATAGAGATATTCTGATTCTGGAAAAATCCGGACTTGTAGATGCTGTTTATATTCCGGAAGTAGCTGACATTTATCCTGAAAAAGCAGAAAGCCAACACTATGATTTTGAAGGATTAGAAAATGAAATGGAGGGTAAATCGAGACCCGGACATTTTGATGGTGTAGGAACTGTAGTAGAAGAGTTATTCAGACAAGTACAGCCCGACAATGCTTATTTTGGGGAAAAAGATTTTCAACAATTGGCAATTATCAGGAAAATGGTTGATAAAAAACATCTTTCTGTTAAAATAAAAGGAGTTCCTATCTACAGAGCAGATAACGGATTGGCATTAAGTTCAAGAAACCAAAGACTGCATGAAGACAGGAAAGAAGCTTCGAAAATCATTTATGAAACCTTAAATAAAGTAAACGACTGGTTCAGAACGGTAAGTATCCCTGAAATCAAAGAGAGAGTAACCGATATTTTTGACAACCAACAAGGGATGCAGTTAGAATATTTTCTGATTGCGGATGAAAACACTCTACAGGAAACTGATTTTTTCTATAAAGACAGAAATTTCAGAGCTTTTATCGTAGTGGTTGTGGACGGAGTGAGATTAATTGATAATATACACCTTGACTAG
- a CDS encoding shikimate kinase: MIISLIGYMGSGKSHISKILSDKIDFKLIDLDKEITRKNKLTIPEIFEKNGEIYFRKLEREALEEILASEENVVLSLGGGTPVYYNNMEIINHNSRSFFLRTSVGTLVERLSKQKEKRPLIANISDEDLPEFIAKHLFERNQFYSKAQFTVGTDAREPEDIVKEIIEKLYL, from the coding sequence ATGATAATTTCACTAATTGGATACATGGGCAGTGGCAAATCTCACATTTCCAAAATATTAAGCGACAAAATAGATTTTAAACTCATTGATCTTGATAAAGAGATCACCAGGAAAAATAAATTAACCATTCCTGAAATTTTTGAAAAAAATGGAGAAATTTATTTTAGAAAGCTAGAAAGAGAAGCTCTTGAAGAAATATTAGCTTCTGAAGAGAATGTTGTACTAAGCCTTGGAGGCGGAACTCCTGTTTACTATAATAATATGGAAATCATTAACCATAATTCCAGAAGTTTTTTCTTAAGAACTTCTGTGGGAACATTGGTTGAGAGACTTTCTAAACAAAAAGAAAAAAGACCTTTAATTGCTAATATCTCCGATGAGGATCTCCCTGAATTCATTGCCAAGCATCTATTTGAAAGAAATCAGTTTTATAGTAAAGCTCAATTTACTGTGGGTACTGACGCCAGAGAACCTGAGGATATTGTCAAAGAAATAATAGAAAAGCTCTATCTCTAG
- a CDS encoding RNA-binding S4 domain-containing protein — protein MRIDKFLWSIRFYKTRSIAAEEIKKNRVSIGTSAVKSSKEVKEGDIIKVRKNQIDYKIKVLQIPKSRIGAKLVPLHIQDVTDKEQYELLKLRKMSQDYYRNKGEGRPTKKDRRDMDDYVGNDIDGDFTDWDDFFGETDGESEEDN, from the coding sequence ATGAGAATAGATAAATTTTTGTGGAGCATTCGTTTTTATAAGACGAGAAGTATTGCAGCTGAGGAGATTAAAAAGAATAGAGTTTCTATTGGAACGTCTGCCGTAAAGTCATCTAAGGAGGTAAAAGAAGGAGATATCATTAAGGTTCGTAAGAATCAGATTGATTATAAGATAAAAGTACTCCAGATTCCTAAAAGCAGAATCGGAGCAAAATTGGTTCCGCTTCATATACAGGATGTCACAGATAAGGAACAATATGAGCTTCTTAAACTTCGTAAAATGTCTCAGGACTATTATAGAAATAAAGGAGAAGGAAGACCTACGAAGAAAGACAGACGAGATATGGATGATTATGTAGGTAACGATATTGATGGGGACTTTACCGACTGGGATGATTTCTTTGGAGAAACCGATGGTGAATCCGAAGAAGATAATTAA